Proteins found in one Papio anubis isolate 15944 chromosome 13, Panubis1.0, whole genome shotgun sequence genomic segment:
- the ORM1 gene encoding alpha-1-acid glycoprotein 1, which produces MALSWVLTVLSLLPLLEAQIPLCANLVPVPITNATLDWISGKWFYIASAFRNEEYNKSTHEIQATFFYFTPNKTEDTIFLREYQTRQNQCIYNTSYLNVQRENGTISRYVGGQEHFAHLLILRDRKTFMLAFEVNDEKNWGVSVYADKPETTEEQLGEFYEALDCLRIPRSDVMYTNQKKDKCEPLERQHEKEKKQEEGERQHEKEKKQEEGES; this is translated from the exons ATGGCACTGTCCTGGGTTCTTACAGTCCTGAGCCTCCTACCTCTGCTGGAAGCCCAGATTCCATTGTGTGCCAACCTAGTACCGGTGCCCATCACCAACGCCACCCTGGACTGG ATCTCTGGCAAGTGGTTTTATATTGCATCGGCCTTTCGAAATGAGGAGTACAATAAGTCGACTCACGAGATCCAAGCAACCTTCTTTTACTTTACCCCCAACAAGACAGAGGACACGATCTTTCTCAGAGAGTACCAGACCCG ACAGAACCAGTGCATCTATAACACCAGCTACCTGAATGTCCAGCGGGAAAATGGGACCATCTCCAGATACG TGGGAGGCCAAGAGCATTTCGCTCACCTGCTGATCCTCAGGGACAGGAAGACCTTCATGCTGGCTTTCGAAGTGAACGATGAGAAGAACTGGGGGGTGTCTGTCTATG CTGACAAGCCAGAGACGACCGAGGAGCAACTGGGTGAGTTCTACGAAGCTCTCGACTGCTTGCGCATTCCTAGGTCAGACGTCATGTACACCAATCAGAAAAAG gataagtgtgagccactggagAGGCAGCatgagaaggagaagaaacaggaggagggggagaggcagcacgagaaggagaagaaacaggAGGAGGGGGAATCCTAG